The nucleotide sequence ctcagttttgagatcaataaagtatatctatctatcacTTCAATATCGGTATGAAATACCCCCCAGTAAATTATCTGAGTAAAGATAAAGTGCAAATTTGATGATAAATATCCATAAACATGAAGTGTaaattataaacagataaatatgaaATCTTAACTTTatcataaacagaaataaatataaagtataaatgtttttataaataaagttaaggTGTAAATTTGataataaagagaaataaatacaaagttaaataaatattgaaggTCTTATTTAGCATGAATGTAAAGAAATATTAAGTATAGAATTGAttctaaatattaataaatttgatcagaaatataaaaagtcTAAACTTTGTTGTTGccgtaaataaagaaaatttcaCAGGAAACATTTGATCATAGACTGAACTCATGAAGAAGAGCGCTGACCTCCACAGTAGAAGAAGAAGTGTTGGTGTGGATGAGCAGCAGCGTCGGCGCCCCCTGGCTGCACAACAGGAAGTGCAGCGTGTCGTTGTCTCCCTCGGCTCTCACGTGCAGCAGGTCGAAATCCGGCGGCGTCTGCGAGGGGGCGCCGGGATTCAACGACATCGACACCTGGAggggagaag is from Plectropomus leopardus isolate mb unplaced genomic scaffold, YSFRI_Pleo_2.0 unplaced_scaffold22371, whole genome shotgun sequence and encodes:
- the LOC121965925 gene encoding glycosylated lysosomal membrane protein-like is translated as MDVFVSSSPLQVSMSLNPGAPSQTPPDFDLLHVRAEGDNDTLHFLLCSQGAPTLLLIHTNTSSSTVEVNWSQFSARNISGGLKVEPESSVLYSSAVVFSRVRDFHLKYTCPP